Proteins encoded within one genomic window of Bradyrhizobium sp. 186:
- a CDS encoding HAMP domain-containing methyl-accepting chemotaxis protein — MFKSMADTGIRTRLLGGFALICALLAATVIYTVSVVSDISSRIKHVVDRRAPVAIASTELVGNLYSTLSSLRGYLLTGDEQAKRDRAAVWAELDRTAAAVDRMAEGFSNAQNEANWREAKALIAEFRQAQDRAEMVAFTPSAYPASDLLAKDAAPLIATMFAKITGMIEEEELLEATPQRKHLLKTFADVRGNLAAAGSQLRLYVASGEAADRDKFEKPLATFRAALASVKTQEELLTVTQKIAYQAIVKANEAFAPLPERIFAIRLTPQWNAPVFILSTEAAPRAARILDLLDGKKEADGRRAGGIKSDQQSRLAEDSRSVAAEVEKLLLMQWILLAAGLALGTVIAILVARSITRPIVELVADSARLSGGDTSVEFRTAQRGDEIGVVSQAVAKFRDNVIAQQRAAKSLAREAEAREAANRNTENAVEDFRATSRDLLALVDENAGTMRHTAQGLSGIAYEATSQAASAATASEQTAANVQTVAAAAEQLASSIVEIGRQIELSNTTVRSAGDVTARSEAEIEGLAQAAQRISSVVDLIQAIAAQTNLLALNATIEAARAGDAGRGFAVVASEVKALAEQTGNATQEIAQQVAAIQSSTGSAVTSVKEVATAMRLIDEVTAAIASAVEEQGAATREISQNVQMAASGTRTLAASIVTVSGAIEETNRSADQVMGAANQVSGAAERLAAEVQSFFVRLRSGPMDGRSTADFDYLGPERRNGRDAA; from the coding sequence ATGTTCAAATCGATGGCGGACACCGGAATTCGTACCCGGCTGCTCGGCGGTTTTGCGCTGATCTGCGCGCTGCTCGCAGCGACCGTGATCTACACCGTCTCCGTAGTCTCGGATATCTCGTCGCGCATCAAGCATGTCGTTGACCGGCGTGCGCCGGTCGCGATCGCGAGCACCGAACTCGTCGGTAACCTCTACTCCACGCTATCGAGTTTGCGCGGCTACCTGCTGACGGGTGACGAGCAAGCCAAGCGCGACCGGGCGGCGGTCTGGGCCGAGCTCGACCGCACCGCCGCCGCAGTCGACCGCATGGCCGAAGGATTTTCCAATGCACAGAACGAGGCCAATTGGCGCGAGGCCAAGGCGCTGATCGCGGAATTCCGTCAGGCCCAGGACAGGGCGGAGATGGTGGCCTTCACCCCGTCGGCCTATCCGGCAAGCGACCTCCTGGCGAAGGATGCCGCGCCGCTGATCGCGACCATGTTTGCAAAGATCACCGGGATGATCGAAGAGGAGGAGTTGCTGGAGGCGACGCCGCAGCGCAAGCACTTGCTCAAGACCTTTGCCGACGTTCGCGGCAATCTCGCTGCGGCGGGATCGCAATTGCGGCTCTACGTCGCCTCAGGCGAGGCCGCCGACCGCGACAAGTTCGAAAAGCCGCTTGCGACCTTCAGGGCGGCGCTCGCATCGGTCAAGACACAGGAGGAGCTGCTCACCGTCACCCAGAAGATCGCCTACCAGGCCATCGTCAAGGCGAATGAAGCCTTCGCGCCGCTGCCGGAGAGGATTTTCGCGATTCGCCTGACGCCGCAGTGGAACGCGCCGGTCTTCATTCTGTCGACCGAAGCCGCACCGCGTGCCGCGCGGATTCTCGATCTTCTCGACGGCAAGAAGGAGGCCGACGGTCGGCGCGCGGGTGGCATCAAGAGCGATCAGCAGTCGAGGCTCGCGGAGGATTCCCGCAGCGTGGCCGCCGAGGTCGAGAAGCTGCTTCTGATGCAATGGATCCTGCTCGCCGCGGGGCTTGCACTCGGCACGGTGATCGCGATCCTGGTCGCGCGCTCGATCACGCGTCCGATCGTCGAGCTGGTGGCTGATTCCGCGCGGCTGTCCGGCGGCGACACCAGCGTCGAATTCAGGACGGCGCAGCGCGGTGACGAAATCGGCGTCGTCTCTCAGGCGGTGGCGAAATTCCGCGACAATGTGATCGCGCAGCAGCGGGCGGCGAAGAGCCTCGCGCGTGAAGCCGAAGCGCGCGAGGCAGCCAATCGCAACACGGAGAATGCGGTCGAGGATTTCCGCGCGACCTCGCGCGATCTTCTCGCCTTGGTCGACGAGAATGCCGGCACCATGCGGCACACCGCGCAGGGCCTGAGCGGCATCGCGTACGAGGCGACGAGCCAGGCGGCTTCCGCGGCGACCGCCTCCGAGCAGACGGCGGCCAACGTCCAGACCGTCGCGGCGGCGGCGGAGCAGCTCGCGAGCTCCATCGTCGAGATCGGCCGCCAGATCGAACTGTCGAACACGACCGTGCGGTCGGCGGGCGACGTGACCGCGCGCTCCGAAGCCGAGATCGAGGGCCTCGCCCAGGCGGCCCAGAGGATTAGTTCCGTCGTCGATCTGATCCAGGCGATCGCCGCCCAGACCAACCTGCTCGCGCTCAATGCCACGATCGAGGCGGCGCGCGCCGGCGACGCCGGTCGCGGCTTCGCGGTGGTGGCGTCCGAGGTGAAGGCGCTGGCCGAGCAGACCGGCAACGCGACGCAGGAGATTGCGCAGCAGGTCGCGGCGATTCAGAGCTCGACCGGCAGCGCGGTCACCTCCGTCAAGGAGGTTGCGACCGCAATGCGCCTGATCGACGAAGTGACCGCGGCGATCGCAAGCGCAGTCGAAGAACAGGGGGCGGCGACGCGGGAGATCTCGCAGAACGTCCAGATGGCGGCGTCCGGGACACGGACGCTTGCCGCCAGCATCGTGACGGTCTCCGGCGCGATCGAGGAAACCAACCGCTCGGCCGATCAGGTGATGGGCGCGGCGAATCAGGTCTCCGGCGCCGCCGAGCGTCTCGCGGCCGAGGTCCAGAGCTTCTTCGTCAGATTGCGCAGCGGTCCGATGGACGGCCGCAGCACCGCGGATTTCGACTATCTCGGGCCGGAGCGACGGAACGGCCGGGATGCCGCCTAG
- a CDS encoding response regulator, with protein sequence MANILIVDDDPAVQITIRLLLERAGHHVTVADDGRKGLALVEASPFDFLFLDIFMPGMDGLEAMRHIRAQQPAIPIVVISGRSITPDVHAEPDFLKMATKLGAVASLQKPFRAEALLAAVDGCLKAREPEGPDVSTVSR encoded by the coding sequence TTGGCCAACATCCTGATCGTGGATGACGACCCGGCCGTACAGATCACGATCCGGCTGCTCCTGGAGCGGGCCGGGCATCACGTGACGGTCGCCGATGATGGCCGCAAGGGGCTCGCGCTGGTTGAGGCCAGCCCATTCGACTTCTTGTTCCTCGACATATTCATGCCCGGCATGGACGGGCTGGAGGCGATGCGTCACATCCGGGCGCAGCAGCCGGCCATTCCGATCGTCGTCATTTCAGGCCGCTCGATCACGCCGGATGTCCATGCCGAGCCGGATTTCCTGAAAATGGCGACCAAGCTCGGCGCGGTGGCGAGCTTGCAGAAGCCGTTCCGAGCCGAGGCGCTGCTCGCCGCGGTTGATGGCTGCCTGAAGGCGCGCGAGCCGGAGGGGCCCGATGTCAGCACCGTCAGCCGATGA
- a CDS encoding PAS domain S-box protein: protein MSAPSADDEDARSVPDQNRRGHSRSGANIPMTLTTRLAIAMILLVAVTVAAVGWLGYRNTTQAVIPRVLERVEAQSRLLASNLESYVAGARGDLVGYRSAAAINGLIRAHIGGGIDAVDRVSEQTWRERIAARLVAEIEAKPGYGQFRIIGLDDDQRELVRVDRSGPNGAARIVPNSELERKSERTYFQETIRLAPGEIYVSPIDLATRQGGTTVFHTPTLRVATPLFTPDGKPFGIIIANIDMRPALDRVRSTAGSGGEIYVVSSRGDYLVHPDRAREFGSLRGHPTNWRNDFPFFAGQAGTLEGSTQLITDGSGRPSGAAIAPALLAGKEWVAIIETVPPSVFGRVPAAIQKTSLLVGVLAVLAAASLAVLLARSLTRPIGRLTAAVEAIGNGRPADIPIDAGGETGVLARAFAQMVEETRAKTAALEREVQEHRRTEVARSHHAARERLFSAAVESSDDAIVMQSLDATITGWNPAAERLYGYSADEAIGKSTSIIVPPDRRELGKDYLQRIARGEPIERFETVRLRKDGTPVEISLGLSPIRGPSGEIIGASGSARSLTEERRAERALQQQLEERRQIFDTSQDLIMVMDSHGYVVQISPSSETILGFRPEEMIGRGGVDFIHPDHLEQSRGEMRALRAGDRPKLADTRCFHKNGHEVWLSWLGNWSEQAQRFFFVGRDMTEARLAQESLRESERLARNIVETALDAFVQTDETGSILNWNSQAEQLFGWRRDEVLGKNTFDLIVAEVEHERVKVGLKHFLESEDGRTLSRRRELLCRRRDGKEFKAELSVTALKRRDGLLFNVFYRDLTDKIAAEERIRHAEKMEAVGQLTGGVAHDFNNILTVITGTIEILADAVAKEPELAAITKMIDEAAGRGADLTQHLLAFARKQPLQPREIDINSLIIDTAKLLRPTLGEQIQIESVFEDESCVAIVDPNQLTTAILNLALNARDAMPGGGKLIVETGAAYLDEVYASVNDVPPGHYVLIAVSDTGAGIPANMLARVFDPFFTSKGPGKGTGLGLSMVYGFIKQSAGHIKIYSEEGHGTTIKMYLPPGNTATVVGDGVTPATVEGGHETILVVEDDRLVRDYVLAQLHSLGYVTLQAANAAEALAIVAAGKPFDLLFTDVIMPGKMNGRQLADELLKTRSDLRVVYTSGYTENAIIHHGRLDSGVLLLAKPYRKSDLARIIRRALSG, encoded by the coding sequence ATGTCAGCACCGTCAGCCGATGATGAGGACGCCCGTTCTGTTCCAGACCAGAACAGGCGCGGCCATTCGAGAAGCGGTGCGAATATCCCCATGACGCTCACCACGCGGCTGGCCATCGCGATGATCCTGCTGGTGGCGGTTACCGTGGCCGCAGTCGGCTGGCTGGGCTATCGCAACACCACCCAAGCCGTCATTCCGCGGGTTCTGGAACGCGTCGAAGCCCAGTCACGCCTGCTGGCTAGCAATCTTGAATCCTACGTAGCCGGAGCTCGTGGCGATTTGGTCGGCTATCGCTCCGCTGCAGCCATCAATGGCCTGATCCGGGCTCACATCGGTGGAGGTATTGACGCCGTTGACCGCGTTTCGGAGCAAACCTGGCGCGAGCGCATCGCGGCGCGGCTCGTGGCCGAGATCGAGGCCAAACCCGGCTACGGACAGTTTCGCATCATCGGTCTCGACGACGACCAGCGCGAGCTGGTCCGCGTCGATCGCTCCGGCCCGAATGGAGCGGCACGGATCGTCCCCAACAGCGAACTGGAGCGCAAGAGCGAGCGAACCTACTTTCAGGAAACAATTCGACTGGCGCCCGGCGAAATTTACGTTTCGCCAATCGATCTCGCCACCCGCCAGGGAGGGACCACGGTCTTTCACACGCCGACTTTGCGAGTCGCAACGCCGCTGTTCACACCGGACGGCAAGCCCTTCGGTATCATCATCGCCAATATCGACATGCGTCCGGCACTCGACCGCGTCCGCTCGACCGCGGGCTCGGGGGGAGAAATTTACGTCGTGAGTTCGCGCGGCGACTATCTTGTCCATCCCGATCGCGCGCGAGAATTCGGCTCATTGCGAGGCCACCCCACCAACTGGCGCAATGACTTTCCATTTTTTGCAGGCCAGGCTGGCACGCTGGAAGGATCCACGCAGCTCATCACCGACGGATCGGGCCGTCCAAGCGGCGCGGCGATCGCGCCGGCGCTGCTTGCGGGCAAGGAATGGGTCGCAATCATCGAGACAGTTCCCCCGTCCGTGTTCGGCCGCGTGCCGGCGGCCATTCAAAAAACCTCCTTGCTCGTCGGCGTGCTTGCCGTCCTCGCCGCGGCTTCACTCGCGGTGCTCCTGGCGCGCTCATTGACTCGCCCGATCGGGCGTCTGACCGCGGCGGTAGAGGCAATCGGCAATGGACGTCCAGCGGACATTCCCATCGATGCCGGGGGCGAGACCGGCGTGCTGGCACGGGCTTTTGCCCAGATGGTCGAAGAGACGCGGGCGAAAACAGCCGCACTCGAACGCGAAGTTCAGGAGCATCGCCGCACCGAGGTCGCGCGAAGCCATCATGCGGCGCGCGAGCGCTTGTTCAGTGCCGCGGTCGAATCATCCGACGATGCCATCGTGATGCAATCGCTCGACGCCACCATCACGGGCTGGAATCCTGCCGCCGAACGCCTCTATGGCTATTCGGCCGATGAGGCAATCGGGAAATCCACCTCGATCATTGTCCCGCCCGACCGCCGCGAGCTGGGCAAGGACTATTTACAGCGGATCGCCCGGGGCGAGCCGATCGAACGCTTCGAGACAGTGCGCCTGCGCAAGGACGGCACGCCGGTCGAGATCTCGCTCGGCCTCTCGCCGATCAGGGGACCCTCGGGCGAGATCATCGGCGCTTCCGGCTCTGCGCGGAGCCTCACAGAGGAGCGGCGGGCCGAGCGAGCGCTCCAGCAACAGCTGGAGGAGCGGCGGCAGATCTTCGACACCTCGCAAGATCTGATCATGGTCATGGACTCGCACGGGTATGTCGTTCAGATCAGCCCGAGCAGCGAAACCATTCTCGGCTTCCGGCCAGAGGAGATGATCGGCCGCGGCGGCGTCGACTTCATTCATCCCGATCATCTGGAGCAGTCGCGCGGGGAGATGCGCGCGCTGCGGGCCGGCGATCGCCCCAAGCTCGCCGACACCCGCTGCTTCCACAAGAACGGGCATGAGGTCTGGCTGTCCTGGCTCGGCAACTGGTCCGAGCAGGCTCAGCGCTTCTTCTTCGTCGGGCGCGACATGACGGAGGCCCGGCTCGCGCAGGAATCCTTGCGCGAGAGCGAACGGCTCGCCCGCAACATCGTCGAGACAGCGCTCGACGCCTTCGTCCAGACCGACGAGACGGGCAGCATCCTGAACTGGAATTCGCAGGCCGAGCAACTGTTCGGCTGGCGCCGCGACGAGGTGCTCGGCAAAAACACCTTCGATCTGATCGTCGCCGAGGTCGAGCATGAGAGGGTCAAGGTCGGCCTGAAACACTTCCTGGAAAGTGAGGATGGCAGGACGCTGAGCCGCCGCCGCGAGCTGCTTTGCCGCCGACGCGACGGCAAGGAGTTCAAGGCCGAGTTGAGCGTCACCGCACTGAAGCGCCGCGATGGCCTGCTGTTCAACGTCTTCTACCGCGACCTCACCGACAAGATCGCGGCCGAGGAGCGCATCCGCCACGCAGAGAAGATGGAGGCGGTCGGCCAGCTCACCGGCGGGGTGGCGCACGATTTCAACAACATCCTCACTGTCATCACCGGAACGATCGAGATCCTGGCTGACGCGGTGGCCAAGGAGCCGGAGCTTGCGGCCATCACGAAGATGATCGACGAGGCCGCCGGGCGCGGCGCCGATCTGACCCAGCACCTGCTCGCGTTTGCGCGCAAGCAGCCGCTCCAGCCGCGCGAGATCGACATCAACTCGCTGATCATCGACACCGCAAAGCTGTTGCGGCCGACGCTGGGCGAGCAGATCCAGATCGAGTCCGTGTTCGAGGACGAGAGCTGCGTCGCGATCGTCGATCCCAACCAGCTCACGACCGCCATCCTCAACCTCGCGCTCAACGCCCGCGACGCCATGCCCGGCGGCGGCAAGCTGATCGTGGAGACGGGCGCCGCCTATCTCGACGAGGTCTATGCCAGCGTCAATGACGTCCCGCCCGGGCACTACGTGCTGATCGCGGTGAGCGACACCGGAGCCGGCATCCCCGCCAACATGCTGGCAAGGGTGTTCGACCCCTTCTTCACCTCGAAAGGACCCGGCAAGGGCACCGGACTCGGGCTGTCCATGGTCTACGGCTTCATCAAGCAGTCCGCAGGCCACATCAAGATCTACAGCGAGGAGGGTCACGGCACCACGATCAAGATGTATCTGCCGCCCGGCAACACCGCCACGGTGGTCGGCGATGGCGTGACGCCGGCGACGGTCGAGGGCGGACACGAGACGATCCTCGTGGTCGAGGATGACCGGCTGGTGCGCGACTACGTGCTGGCGCAGCTGCATTCGCTCGGCTACGTCACCTTGCAGGCCGCGAACGCCGCGGAGGCGCTAGCGATCGTCGCCGCCGGAAAACCGTTCGACCTACTTTTCACCGACGTCATCATGCCCGGCAAGATGAACGGACGGCAGCTCGCCGACGAGCTGTTGAAGACGCGCTCCGATCTCAGGGTGGTTTACACATCCGGCTATACCGAGAATGCGATCATCCATCACGGCCGGCTCGATTCCGGCGTTCTGCTGCTGGCAAAACCCTATCGCAAATCGGATCTGGCGCGGATCATCCGCAGGGCGCTGAGCGGGTAA
- a CDS encoding response regulator yields the protein MVEQTSRGEIFVVDDDPAVRDTLSMVLHAAGYEVICFADGAALLSVARSRSPAAILLDVHIPGKSGLDILKELHGEDYPAPIFMISGQGDITMAVSAIKNGALDFIEKPFRGSEIVGRLDEAIGAYARRQAESASPKFNALHFPGREPLTRREREVLEQFAAGASNKEAGRTLGISPRTIEDHRANIMKKLGARNAADLIRIVMTAAQRAS from the coding sequence ATGGTCGAACAAACCTCCCGTGGCGAGATCTTCGTAGTCGACGACGACCCTGCTGTTCGCGACACCTTGTCGATGGTGTTGCATGCTGCGGGCTATGAAGTGATCTGTTTTGCCGACGGCGCTGCGTTGCTCTCCGTCGCACGAAGCCGCTCACCGGCTGCGATCCTGCTCGACGTGCATATTCCGGGAAAGTCGGGCCTCGACATTCTCAAGGAACTGCACGGCGAGGACTATCCGGCGCCGATCTTCATGATCTCGGGGCAGGGCGACATCACGATGGCGGTGAGCGCCATCAAGAACGGCGCGCTCGACTTCATCGAGAAGCCGTTCCGCGGCAGCGAGATCGTCGGCCGGCTGGACGAGGCGATCGGAGCCTATGCACGCAGGCAGGCAGAGAGCGCATCGCCCAAGTTCAACGCGCTGCATTTCCCTGGACGCGAGCCGTTGACCCGCAGGGAGCGCGAGGTGCTCGAACAGTTCGCCGCCGGTGCTTCCAACAAGGAAGCCGGCCGCACGCTCGGCATCAGCCCGCGCACCATCGAGGACCACCGCGCCAACATCATGAAGAAGCTCGGCGCGCGCAATGCCGCCGATCTGATCCGCATCGTGATGACCGCAGCCCAGCGCGCGTCGTAA
- a CDS encoding response regulator produces the protein MPRSSLSPISSNLPDGAERRALQLLVVDDDATQRSLITVAAKQAGHEVTVAPSVAEAIEKLRAARFDCVTLDLVLEDGDGIDVLREMAKAKFAGAVIVISGMDGKRRSAARNVARSVGIELQSLPKPLDLAALRISLANLGKAAMGLPAMHTWGGVATDAIVERHRA, from the coding sequence ATGCCCAGAAGTTCCCTCTCCCCGATCTCGTCGAACCTGCCCGATGGCGCCGAGCGGCGCGCACTTCAGCTCCTGGTGGTCGATGACGACGCCACGCAGCGCAGCCTGATCACGGTTGCCGCCAAGCAGGCCGGCCACGAAGTCACTGTGGCGCCGTCGGTTGCGGAGGCGATCGAAAAGCTTCGCGCCGCGCGCTTCGACTGCGTGACGCTCGATCTCGTGCTGGAGGATGGCGACGGCATCGACGTGCTGCGCGAGATGGCGAAGGCAAAATTCGCGGGCGCTGTGATCGTCATCAGCGGCATGGACGGCAAGCGCCGCAGCGCCGCCCGCAACGTTGCCCGGTCCGTCGGCATCGAGCTCCAGAGCCTGCCGAAGCCGCTCGATCTCGCGGCCCTGCGCATCAGCCTTGCCAATCTCGGCAAAGCCGCGATGGGTCTCCCCGCAATGCACACTTGGGGCGGCGTTGCCACCGACGCAATCGTGGAACGGCATCGCGCGTAA
- a CDS encoding PilZ domain-containing protein — protein MAEDGKGAERVTFSRGYDVCIMAIDGTWRRDCKLNAISDTDAILTVEGSIQGLNLKEFFLLLSSTGLAYRRCELVRVNGAEMDIQFLRGKNRKKRAGANGHDAVV, from the coding sequence ATGGCCGAGGATGGAAAGGGTGCGGAGCGTGTGACGTTCAGCCGCGGCTATGATGTCTGCATCATGGCCATCGACGGCACCTGGCGCCGCGACTGCAAGCTCAACGCGATCTCCGACACGGATGCCATCCTCACGGTGGAAGGATCGATCCAGGGGTTGAACCTGAAGGAGTTCTTCCTGCTGTTGTCGTCTACCGGGCTTGCCTACCGCCGCTGCGAGCTGGTGCGCGTCAACGGCGCTGAGATGGACATCCAGTTCCTGCGCGGCAAGAACAGGAAGAAGCGCGCAGGGGCCAACGGCCACGACGCGGTAGTCTGA
- a CDS encoding protein-glutamate O-methyltransferase CheR: MTPTEYEYLRKFLRDHSGLDLSADKQYLIESRLLPLARKAGLSGIGELVQKLQGSSSALVTSVVEAMTTNETFFFRDKVPFEHFRDTIMPEIIKARAGRRSVRIWCAAGSTGQEPYSLAMSLKEMGAALTGWRVEIIATDLSQEVLEKAKAGIYSQFEVQRGLPIQMLMKYFKQTGETWQINPELRAMIQHRQLNLLHDFAQLGTFDVIFCRNVLIYFDQDTKINIFNRLARQIEGDGFLVLGAAETVVGLTDTFRPIPERRGLYKPNDARAAAARPALAGAAPRVAVMAGR, translated from the coding sequence GTGACCCCGACCGAGTATGAGTATCTGCGCAAGTTCCTGAGGGATCATTCCGGGCTCGACCTGTCCGCAGACAAGCAATATCTGATCGAAAGCCGGCTGCTGCCGCTCGCCCGCAAGGCCGGGCTCTCCGGCATCGGCGAGCTCGTGCAGAAGCTGCAGGGCAGCTCGAGCGCGCTCGTCACCAGCGTGGTCGAGGCGATGACCACCAACGAGACCTTCTTCTTCCGCGACAAGGTCCCGTTCGAACATTTCCGCGACACCATCATGCCCGAGATCATCAAGGCCCGCGCCGGTCGCCGGAGCGTCCGCATCTGGTGCGCGGCCGGCTCGACCGGGCAGGAGCCCTATTCGCTGGCGATGAGCCTGAAGGAGATGGGGGCGGCCCTGACCGGCTGGCGCGTCGAGATCATCGCGACCGACCTGTCGCAGGAGGTGCTGGAGAAGGCCAAGGCCGGCATCTACAGCCAGTTCGAAGTGCAGCGCGGCCTGCCGATCCAGATGCTGATGAAATATTTCAAACAGACCGGCGAAACCTGGCAGATCAATCCCGAGCTGCGGGCGATGATCCAGCACCGCCAGCTCAACCTGCTGCACGACTTCGCCCAGCTCGGAACGTTCGACGTCATCTTCTGCCGCAACGTGCTGATCTATTTCGACCAGGACACCAAGATCAACATCTTCAACCGCCTGGCGCGCCAGATCGAGGGAGACGGCTTCCTGGTGCTGGGTGCGGCCGAAACCGTGGTCGGATTGACCGACACTTTCAGGCCGATTCCGGAGCGTCGCGGCCTCTACAAGCCGAACGACGCGCGTGCGGCGGCAGCCAGGCCGGCTCTCGCCGGAGCGGCGCCGCGCGTGGCGGTGATGGCAGGACGATAA
- a CDS encoding response regulator gives MKTCLVVDDSSVVRKIARRILEGLEFEVTEAEDGSKALEVCQRKLPDAVLLDWNMPVMDGFEFMGHMRRLPGGDQPKVVFCTTENNVAHIAQALSGGANEYIMKPFDKDIIADKFAEVGLIPVGQVMV, from the coding sequence ATGAAGACATGTTTGGTGGTCGATGATTCCAGCGTCGTGCGCAAGATCGCGCGCCGGATCCTGGAAGGCCTGGAATTCGAAGTCACCGAAGCCGAGGACGGCTCGAAAGCGCTCGAGGTCTGCCAGCGGAAGCTGCCGGACGCGGTGCTGCTCGACTGGAACATGCCGGTCATGGACGGCTTCGAGTTCATGGGCCACATGCGCCGCCTGCCCGGCGGCGACCAGCCCAAGGTCGTGTTCTGCACCACCGAGAACAATGTCGCTCACATTGCTCAAGCGCTCAGCGGCGGCGCCAACGAGTACATCATGAAGCCCTTCGACAAAGACATTATCGCCGACAAGTTCGCTGAAGTCGGCTTGATCCCGGTCGGACAAGTCATGGTCTGA
- a CDS encoding chemotaxis protein CheW, giving the protein MSNKTQSGEGAMVEYVTAMIGGQLFGLPISRVQDVFMPERVTRVPLASREIAGVLNLRGRIVTVVDMRARLGLPKPEDGKLPMAVGVDLRGESYGLLIDQIGEVLRLAEDNKEENPVNLDPRMAKLAGGVHRLDGQLMVVLDVDRVLELKTEVQMAA; this is encoded by the coding sequence ATGAGCAACAAGACCCAGTCCGGCGAAGGCGCCATGGTCGAATACGTCACCGCGATGATCGGCGGCCAGCTGTTCGGCCTGCCGATCTCCCGGGTCCAGGACGTGTTCATGCCCGAGCGCGTCACCCGCGTGCCGTTGGCCTCGCGCGAGATCGCGGGCGTGCTGAACCTGCGCGGCCGCATCGTCACCGTGGTCGACATGCGCGCCCGGCTCGGCCTGCCCAAGCCCGAGGACGGCAAGCTGCCGATGGCGGTCGGTGTCGACCTGCGCGGTGAATCCTACGGCCTGCTGATCGACCAGATCGGCGAGGTGCTGCGGCTTGCCGAGGACAACAAGGAAGAAAACCCCGTCAACCTCGATCCCCGCATGGCCAAGCTCGCCGGCGGCGTCCACCGCCTCGACGGCCAGCTCATGGTCGTCCTCGACGTCGATCGCGTCCTCGAACTCAAAACTGAAGTGCAAATGGCTGCGTGA